The following are encoded together in the Anaerostipes caccae L1-92 genome:
- a CDS encoding alpha-galactosidase, protein MSIIFHERSKTFHLYNDKISYIFKILRNGQLGQLYCGAAIRDREEYEHLFEARQRPMAPCTYEGDLTFSMEHIKQEYPAYGSGDMRYPAFQILQSNGSRITDFTYISHKIMEGKPELPGLPATYTEDPKEAQTLEILLRDELIQVDLLLSYSIFAHYGAVARSVRFVNRGTESVILDQAMSLCLDLPDSDYEMIELTGAWSRERHIKERRLCHGIQSVYSMRGCSSNNYNPFIALKRENTTEHDGEVYGFSFVYSGNFLAQVEVDTYDVSRVTMGINPNTFTWELKPGENFQTPEAVMVYSSEGLNGMSQTYHELYQKRLARGEWRDQVRPILVNNWEATYFDFDEDKILLIADTAKRLGIELFVLDDGWFGRRDDDTSSLGDWYPDLNKLPEGIKGIAEKIEKKGLKFGLWFEPEMVNKDSDLYRAHPDWMLAAPGRNSCHGRNQFVLDFSRKEVVDYIYRLMEKVLLDAPVSYIKWDMNRCMSEVYSAGCGASDQGKVTHKYILGVYDLYERLTKKFPHILFESCASGGARFDPGMMYYAPQCWTSDDTDAIERIKIQYGTSMVYPVSSMGAHVSAVPNHQVLRNTPIETRANVACFGTFGYELDLNQLSAEEQEKIKEQVEFMKTYREVLQFGTFYRLQSPFKHNTSAWMSVSQDRRTAVVGYFRTLEPVNSGYTRLKLRGLDENLCYHVTINETSHYGDELMKAGLVTSDASSGENRETYNGANGDYQSRLYILTAEDELRAPSVRS, encoded by the coding sequence ATGTCAATTATTTTTCATGAGAGATCTAAAACATTTCATCTATATAATGATAAGATCAGTTATATTTTTAAAATCTTAAGAAACGGTCAGCTTGGTCAGCTTTACTGCGGAGCGGCAATACGGGACAGAGAAGAATATGAGCATTTATTTGAGGCAAGGCAGCGTCCCATGGCGCCGTGTACCTATGAAGGGGATCTGACGTTTTCTATGGAGCATATCAAGCAGGAATATCCGGCTTATGGATCAGGGGATATGAGATATCCGGCTTTTCAGATTCTGCAGAGCAATGGAAGCAGAATCACAGATTTTACATATATATCCCATAAGATCATGGAAGGAAAACCAGAGCTTCCAGGGCTTCCCGCAACCTATACAGAGGATCCGAAAGAGGCACAGACGCTGGAGATTCTTCTTCGGGATGAATTGATCCAGGTGGATCTGCTGTTATCGTATTCCATATTTGCACATTATGGAGCTGTTGCGCGTAGTGTACGGTTTGTGAATCGGGGAACAGAGTCTGTGATCCTGGATCAGGCAATGAGTCTGTGTCTGGATCTTCCGGATTCAGACTACGAAATGATCGAACTGACCGGAGCGTGGTCCAGAGAGAGGCATATAAAGGAGCGCAGACTGTGCCATGGCATCCAGTCCGTGTACAGTATGAGAGGCTGCAGTTCTAATAATTATAATCCGTTTATTGCACTGAAACGGGAAAACACCACAGAACATGACGGAGAAGTTTACGGTTTTTCCTTTGTGTACAGCGGAAACTTTCTTGCGCAGGTGGAAGTGGATACTTATGATGTCTCAAGGGTCACCATGGGAATCAACCCTAACACGTTTACGTGGGAATTAAAACCGGGAGAGAACTTTCAGACACCGGAAGCGGTGATGGTCTACAGCAGTGAGGGCTTAAACGGTATGAGCCAGACTTACCATGAGCTGTATCAGAAACGGCTGGCCAGAGGAGAATGGAGGGATCAAGTCCGTCCGATTCTTGTGAATAACTGGGAAGCCACATACTTTGATTTTGATGAAGATAAAATTCTTCTAATCGCAGATACGGCGAAACGTCTCGGCATCGAATTATTTGTCCTGGATGACGGCTGGTTCGGCAGAAGAGATGACGATACAAGTTCTCTGGGAGACTGGTACCCGGACCTTAACAAACTTCCGGAAGGAATCAAGGGCATTGCGGAAAAAATTGAAAAGAAAGGTTTGAAATTCGGACTTTGGTTTGAACCGGAGATGGTCAACAAAGACAGTGACCTGTATCGGGCTCATCCGGACTGGATGCTTGCGGCTCCGGGCAGAAACAGCTGTCACGGAAGAAATCAGTTTGTCCTGGATTTTTCCAGAAAAGAAGTGGTAGATTATATATACCGGCTCATGGAAAAAGTTTTGCTGGATGCTCCTGTGTCCTATATAAAATGGGATATGAACCGCTGTATGTCAGAGGTGTATTCAGCAGGATGCGGTGCATCGGATCAAGGGAAAGTTACACATAAATATATCCTTGGGGTATATGATCTTTATGAACGGTTGACAAAGAAGTTTCCGCATATCCTGTTTGAATCCTGCGCCAGCGGAGGTGCCAGATTTGATCCCGGAATGATGTATTATGCGCCCCAGTGCTGGACCAGTGATGATACGGATGCAATAGAAAGAATTAAAATCCAATACGGCACCAGTATGGTTTATCCGGTCAGCAGTATGGGAGCTCACGTATCAGCGGTGCCGAATCATCAGGTGCTGAGGAATACTCCGATTGAGACGCGGGCGAATGTTGCCTGTTTCGGGACTTTTGGATATGAACTTGATTTGAATCAGTTGTCAGCAGAGGAACAGGAAAAAATAAAAGAACAGGTGGAATTTATGAAGACATACCGGGAGGTCCTTCAGTTTGGAACCTTCTACCGCCTTCAGAGCCCTTTTAAACACAATACAAGTGCATGGATGTCGGTCTCACAAGACAGACGGACGGCGGTCGTCGGATACTTCCGCACGCTGGAACCGGTGAATTCAGGATATACAAGACTGAAGCTCCGGGGGCTCGATGAAAATTTATGCTATCATGTGACAATCAATGAAACCAGCCACTACGGCGATGAACTAATGAAAGCCGGACTGGTGACTTCGGATGCCTCCAGCGGTGAAAACCGTGAGACATATAACGGAGCCAACGGAGATTACCAGTCTCGCCTATATATCTTAACTGCGGAGGACGAATTGCGAGCGCCTTCCGTACGTTCCTAA
- a CDS encoding MATE family efflux transporter, whose product MEKTKNDFTKGSVTKNIINLAVPMTLAQLINVLYSIVDRIYIGRMGTDAALALGGVGITFPIITIIMAFANLIGMGGAPLCSIERGKGNQKKAEEIMGNSFFLLILLGLLLTAVILIFKKPIIYAFGASEATFPYADSYITIYLLGSVFVMIGLGMNSFINSQGFARTGMLTVLIGAVLNIILDPVFIFILQLGVRGAALATVISQFVSSVWVLLFLAGRKTILKLKKENFRLRFRLVRQIVTLGLSGFTMSVTNSIVQIACNATLQVYGGDLYVTVMTILNSIREVITMPVTGITNGAQPVLGYNYGAEQYERVKAAIRFMTLACIGYTFIVWGILLLAPHFFIHIFNSSPEIIAKGVPALKLYFFGIFMMSLQFSGQSTYIALNRSRQAIFFSIFRKVVIVLPLTVCLPMLFGLGVNGVFIAEPISNFIGGTACYVTMLLTVYRKLKDSGEQA is encoded by the coding sequence ATGGAAAAAACTAAGAATGATTTTACAAAAGGAAGCGTCACAAAAAACATCATAAACCTTGCTGTACCTATGACTCTGGCTCAGCTGATCAACGTACTGTACAGTATTGTTGACCGTATCTATATCGGAAGAATGGGAACAGATGCCGCTCTCGCCCTGGGAGGTGTGGGCATTACCTTTCCGATTATTACGATCATCATGGCATTTGCCAATCTGATCGGCATGGGAGGTGCTCCTCTTTGTTCCATAGAACGCGGAAAAGGAAATCAAAAAAAGGCCGAGGAGATCATGGGAAATTCTTTTTTCCTTCTGATTCTCCTGGGCCTTCTGCTCACGGCTGTAATCCTCATTTTTAAAAAACCGATTATTTATGCATTCGGAGCGAGCGAAGCTACATTTCCCTATGCAGACAGCTACATCACGATCTATCTTCTGGGATCTGTTTTTGTGATGATCGGCCTTGGTATGAACAGCTTCATAAACTCTCAGGGTTTTGCAAGAACCGGGATGCTGACAGTTTTAATCGGCGCCGTCTTAAATATTATATTAGATCCTGTTTTTATCTTTATCCTGCAGCTGGGTGTCAGGGGAGCGGCTCTCGCAACCGTCATTTCCCAGTTTGTTTCCTCTGTATGGGTCCTCCTCTTTCTCGCCGGCAGAAAAACAATACTAAAACTGAAAAAGGAAAACTTTAGGTTAAGGTTCCGTCTGGTCAGGCAGATCGTAACCCTCGGTCTTTCCGGTTTTACGATGTCGGTCACAAACAGTATCGTACAGATCGCCTGCAACGCAACCCTGCAGGTCTATGGAGGAGATCTCTATGTGACCGTCATGACGATTTTAAATTCGATCCGGGAAGTCATCACGATGCCGGTTACCGGTATTACCAACGGCGCCCAGCCGGTTCTGGGATATAATTACGGAGCTGAACAGTACGAAAGAGTCAAGGCAGCCATTCGGTTTATGACTCTTGCCTGCATCGGCTACACCTTTATTGTATGGGGTATCCTGCTTCTTGCACCGCACTTTTTTATCCATATTTTCAACAGCAGTCCGGAGATCATAGCAAAAGGTGTCCCCGCCTTAAAGCTTTATTTCTTTGGAATCTTCATGATGTCCCTGCAGTTTTCGGGCCAGTCCACCTATATCGCGCTGAACAGGTCCAGACAGGCTATCTTCTTTTCTATCTTCCGGAAGGTCGTCATTGTTCTTCCCCTGACCGTCTGCCTGCCAATGCTGTTCGGTCTCGGTGTCAACGGTGTTTTTATCGCAGAGCCCATCTCCAATTTCATCGGAGGAACCGCCTGCTATGTCACAATGCTGCTCACTGTCTACCGCAAACTGAAAGACTCCGGGGAACAAGCTTAA
- the dapF gene encoding diaminopimelate epimerase codes for MKFTKMHGCGNDYVYVNCFEETIENPNETAKFVSDRHFGIGSDGMICIHPSDKADFRMAMYNSDGTEGAMCGNGVRCIAKYVYDYGLTDKTTITIETKGGIKELDLTVEDGKVTWVNVDMEAPVLEADKIPVIYDEEKKVIDKPVIVDGREYRITCVSMGNPHGVVFVDSVDDLDIEKLGPMFEHHPMFPDRVNTEFIQVVDDHTIRMRVWERGAGETLACGTGACASAYASYLNQKTGNKVLVHLLGGDLQIEYDEEKHTIFMKGPATKVFDGEIDL; via the coding sequence ATGAAATTTACAAAGATGCATGGCTGCGGCAATGATTATGTATACGTGAACTGTTTTGAAGAAACGATAGAAAATCCCAATGAGACGGCAAAGTTTGTCAGTGACCGCCATTTTGGAATCGGGTCAGACGGTATGATCTGTATTCATCCTTCTGACAAAGCGGATTTCCGGATGGCCATGTACAACAGTGACGGTACAGAGGGAGCCATGTGCGGAAACGGAGTCCGCTGTATCGCAAAGTATGTATACGACTATGGATTAACGGACAAAACAACGATCACCATCGAGACCAAAGGCGGGATCAAAGAACTGGACCTTACAGTGGAAGACGGAAAGGTCACATGGGTCAATGTAGACATGGAGGCCCCTGTGCTGGAGGCCGATAAAATACCGGTGATTTATGATGAGGAGAAAAAAGTCATCGACAAGCCTGTCATCGTAGACGGCAGAGAGTACAGGATCACCTGTGTATCTATGGGAAATCCCCATGGAGTCGTGTTTGTAGACTCTGTGGATGATCTTGATATTGAAAAGCTCGGGCCGATGTTTGAACATCACCCGATGTTTCCGGACAGAGTCAACACAGAATTTATCCAGGTGGTCGACGACCATACGATCAGGATGCGTGTTTGGGAGCGCGGAGCAGGGGAGACTCTAGCCTGCGGAACCGGTGCATGTGCAAGTGCCTATGCAAGCTATCTGAATCAGAAGACCGGCAATAAAGTCCTGGTCCACCTTCTGGGAGGAGATCTTCAGATTGAATATGACGAAGAGAAACATACCATCTTCATGAAAGGACCGGCCACAAAAGTATTTGACGGGGAGATTGACCTTTAA
- a CDS encoding AraC family transcriptional regulator: MYSFLEIKNQMFSDFYLLFCGIQECTPLYSFGPAVRSHHLLHYCVSGKGYYYAGDKQYTIEPGDAFLILPDEVTFYQADEQDPWTYLWVGFSGNQVNDYLQRCGLDSEHLICHCEEKELLVSYIEDILRHNTLSYSNEIYIQGILFLIFASFSRSADIKYKSDFTSENIHISKAIEFIQKNYQNVITVRDIADYVSLNRSYLCSMFQENLHMSPQQFLLRFRVTKATELLSDTDLPVKNISYSCGYANQLAFSKAFKKNYRFKSHGLPQRKPECSEYYTGFRPSQSRKPKAF, from the coding sequence ATGTATTCATTTTTGGAAATCAAGAACCAAATGTTTTCTGACTTTTATCTCCTTTTCTGCGGCATACAGGAGTGCACACCTCTTTATTCCTTCGGTCCTGCTGTCCGGAGCCACCACCTGCTTCACTACTGTGTCAGCGGAAAAGGATATTACTATGCCGGGGACAAACAGTACACCATTGAGCCGGGAGACGCTTTCTTGATCCTCCCGGATGAAGTAACCTTTTACCAGGCAGACGAACAAGATCCCTGGACCTATCTCTGGGTCGGTTTTTCCGGAAATCAAGTCAATGACTATCTTCAGCGCTGCGGTCTGGACAGTGAACATCTGATCTGTCACTGTGAGGAGAAAGAACTTCTTGTATCTTATATTGAAGATATCCTCAGACATAATACCTTAAGCTACAGCAATGAGATTTATATTCAGGGCATACTCTTTCTGATCTTTGCCTCCTTCAGCCGGTCCGCTGATATTAAATACAAGTCTGATTTTACAAGTGAAAACATACATATCAGCAAGGCCATTGAATTTATACAGAAAAATTACCAGAATGTCATTACCGTCAGGGACATTGCTGATTATGTTTCTTTAAACCGGAGTTATCTCTGCAGCATGTTCCAGGAAAACCTTCATATGTCACCCCAGCAGTTCCTCTTAAGATTCCGCGTTACCAAAGCCACAGAACTTCTTTCAGATACGGATCTTCCGGTTAAGAATATCTCATACTCCTGCGGTTATGCCAATCAGCTTGCCTTTTCCAAGGCATTTAAAAAAAATTACCGGTTTAAGTCCCACGGCCTACCGCAAAGAAAACCGGAATGTTCCGAATATTATACGGGCTTTCGACCCTCACAAAGCAGAAAACCAAAAGCATTCTGA
- a CDS encoding aminotransferase class I/II-fold pyridoxal phosphate-dependent enzyme, with product MAEFAEMSKEELEQAKEAADRDYEELKARNLSLDMSRGKPAPSQIDHANGMLKEMTDYHTKAGMDVRNYGVLDGIPEMKELFSELLDIPAGQLIVGGNASLNLMFDAVMRLFVFGTMGEKPWGRLDKVKFLCPSPGYDRHFTICETLGIEMIPVPMTKEGPDMDMVEELVGSDTSIKGIWCVPKYSNPQGICYSDETVDRLASMKTAAKDFKIFWDNAYGVHPVFEDVKVKNIIDACEEAGTKNRPYYFFSTSKITFPGAGVSLIASSEENINEIKKIMGVQTIGYDKVNQLRHVQFFQNAEGLRAHMQVLAECMRPKFETVLKYLNKELAGTGLAVWEEPKGGYFVSVDVYPGCAKEVVRLAKEAGVVLTGAGATYPYKKDPKDSNLRIAPTYPTVEELEQAMELFCVCVKKAALHKLVRE from the coding sequence ATGGCAGAATTCGCGGAAATGTCAAAGGAAGAATTGGAACAGGCAAAGGAAGCAGCAGACAGGGATTACGAGGAACTGAAGGCCAGGAATTTAAGCCTTGATATGTCAAGGGGAAAGCCTGCGCCGTCGCAGATTGATCACGCCAACGGCATGCTGAAAGAAATGACGGACTATCACACAAAGGCAGGCATGGATGTGAGAAATTACGGCGTTTTGGACGGGATTCCTGAGATGAAGGAACTTTTCAGTGAACTGCTCGATATTCCGGCCGGCCAGCTGATCGTCGGAGGAAATGCAAGCCTTAACTTAATGTTTGACGCAGTGATGCGTTTGTTTGTGTTCGGAACGATGGGAGAGAAACCGTGGGGCCGGCTTGACAAGGTGAAGTTTCTCTGCCCAAGTCCCGGCTATGATCGTCATTTTACCATCTGCGAGACTCTGGGTATCGAAATGATCCCGGTTCCTATGACCAAAGAAGGCCCGGATATGGATATGGTGGAAGAGCTTGTGGGAAGTGATACGTCCATCAAAGGTATCTGGTGCGTTCCCAAGTATTCCAATCCGCAGGGCATCTGTTACAGCGATGAAACAGTAGACCGACTGGCTTCCATGAAGACTGCCGCGAAAGACTTCAAAATATTTTGGGACAATGCCTACGGTGTGCATCCGGTCTTTGAGGATGTGAAAGTTAAGAATATCATCGACGCATGTGAAGAAGCCGGTACAAAGAATCGTCCGTATTATTTCTTCTCTACCTCAAAGATCACCTTCCCGGGAGCCGGTGTCAGCCTGATCGCTTCCAGTGAAGAGAATATAAATGAAATCAAAAAGATCATGGGTGTCCAGACGATCGGATATGACAAAGTCAACCAGCTGCGCCACGTACAGTTCTTTCAAAATGCAGAGGGACTGAGAGCGCATATGCAGGTTTTGGCTGAGTGCATGAGGCCGAAGTTTGAAACGGTTCTCAAATACCTGAACAAAGAGCTTGCAGGAACAGGGCTCGCTGTATGGGAGGAGCCGAAAGGCGGATATTTTGTGTCCGTGGATGTATATCCGGGATGTGCAAAAGAAGTTGTACGCCTGGCAAAAGAGGCGGGAGTTGTACTCACCGGCGCAGGAGCGACTTATCCATACAAGAAGGACCCGAAGGACAGCAATTTAAGGATTGCGCCTACATACCCTACAGTGGAAGAACTGGAACAGGCGATGGAACTGTTCTGTGTCTGTGTAAAGAAGGCAGCGCTGCATAAACTGGTCAGAGAATAG
- a CDS encoding PTS sugar transporter subunit IIA encodes MALFSKGKEVFGCPMDGEVRPLDETPDRAFADGLLGDGVVIFPSGDKVFAPSAAKVNFTFPTRHAVGLETKSGYEYLIHVGINTNQLKGEGFHIYVEPGDYVNKGQLLLEFDQKLLKEKNLSEATPIVFANVENDNIEVLKAGRVKANEDLMVVKK; translated from the coding sequence ATGGCATTATTTTCAAAAGGGAAAGAAGTGTTTGGATGTCCGATGGACGGTGAAGTGAGACCTTTGGATGAAACACCGGACAGGGCATTCGCAGACGGACTCCTTGGAGATGGGGTGGTTATTTTTCCATCGGGAGATAAAGTGTTTGCACCGTCGGCAGCAAAAGTAAATTTTACATTCCCGACACGCCATGCAGTCGGGCTGGAGACAAAGTCTGGATATGAATATCTAATCCATGTAGGGATTAACACGAATCAGCTGAAAGGAGAGGGATTTCATATATATGTGGAGCCAGGAGATTATGTGAATAAAGGACAGCTTTTGCTGGAATTTGATCAAAAACTATTAAAAGAAAAAAATTTATCAGAAGCAACCCCTATCGTATTTGCCAATGTAGAAAATGACAACATTGAAGTGCTGAAGGCAGGCCGGGTTAAAGCTAATGAAGATCTAATGGTCGTGAAAAAATAG